CGTGTTTCTCCCGGGCCGGCGATTCGCGATTTGACACCGGGCGGAAACATGATACACTGGTCTTATACTGGTCTGTTATCAGGAGGGATGGGATGACGAAAGTCGGTGTGTATGAGGCAAAGACACGACTGGCGCAGTTGATCGCTCGGGTGGAGAAGGGCGAGCGCATTATCATTACGCGCCACGGGACGCCTGTGGCCGTCCTGCAGCCTGCAGGAGAGATACCCTCCCTGCCCCCCGAACAGGTCATCAATGCCTTGAAAGCCTTCCGACGCGGCCGGCGCCTGGGTGGGCTCTCAGTGCGGGAGATGGTAGAGGAAGGACGGCTATAAGTGGCGGAGCAATTTGTGATTGACGCATCCGTGGTGATGGCCTGGTGCTTTGAGGATGAAGCCAACCCGTACGCTGATGAGGTGCTGGAAAGCTTCACCCGAGCCACGGCCTTGGCTCCCATCATCTGGCCGCTGGAAGTGAGCAACGTGCTGGTGGTGGCCGAGCGGCAGGGACGGATCACCGCCGCTGATACAGTGCGTTTCCTGAACCTCCTGCGCCAACTGCCAATCATTGTGGTAGAGGAGGCGGCCACCCGCATCTTCGGGGAAATTCTCTCCCTGGCCCGCCAACAACAAGGGCTTTCGGCGTATGACGCGGCGTATATGGACCTGGCGATGCGATCCGGACTGCCGCTGGCCACCCAAGATGCGGTTCTGCGGGAAGCGGCGGTGCGATGTG
The Anaerolineae bacterium genome window above contains:
- a CDS encoding type II toxin-antitoxin system prevent-host-death family antitoxin, producing MTKVGVYEAKTRLAQLIARVEKGERIIITRHGTPVAVLQPAGEIPSLPPEQVINALKAFRRGRRLGGLSVREMVEEGRL
- a CDS encoding type II toxin-antitoxin system VapC family toxin, producing MAEQFVIDASVVMAWCFEDEANPYADEVLESFTRATALAPIIWPLEVSNVLVVAERQGRITAADTVRFLNLLRQLPIIVVEEAATRIFGEILSLARQQQGLSAYDAAYMDLAMRSGLPLATQDAVLREAAVRCGVRIYRESGA